The genomic window AACATTGACAAGAGCCAAATCTGGAGTTCCTTAAGTTATCTAGGCCCTCCACCCCTCTGATCTCCCCAAAACCAACTCTGCTCAGAATATACCCATGACTTTTCTCACCTATTCAATATGGCCCACAGCAGGCTAATCAGGGGTCTACCTTTCCCCATTCAAGCAGCCTGCAGAGTGCACCCTTGACATCCTTATTGCGGAGGCTATACACAAATGGGTTGGCCAAAGGTGTAATGGCAGTATACATTACTGAAGCCACCATGTCCTGATACTGAGAGTTCTGGGAGGGAGGCTGGAAATAGACCCAAATGATGGTGCCGTAGAGGAAACCAACCATGGTGAGGTGGGATCCACAGGTGGAGACTGCTCGGCGGCGACCAGCAGCTGAAGGCAAACGTAGAATAGTGACACCAATTCGGACATAAGAGAGTACAATGAGGGCACAGGGGCCCAGCATAAGGAAGCCACCCTCAAAGAATATGGCCAGCTCATTAGAATGTATGTCAGAACAAGAGGCTCGCAGAAGTGGCCGGTGGTCACAAAAGAAGTGAGGAAGGTTAACGTTGCCCCCAGCATCCCCAGTCCAGCAAAGAGGCAGGACGAGTCCCACATGCAACATGGTGTGCAGTACGGACACCATCCAGCTCAAGGCTAGTAAGCAGGCACACCATTGGTGATTCATTACCAAAGCATAGTGCAGGGGGTCACAGATGGCCACATAGCGATCCAGAGCCATGACAGCAATGACAAGTGTATCTGTAACCCCAAATGCATAGAAGAAAAAGAACTGAGCCAAGCAGCGGGCAGCAGGAATGGTTGGGTAATCAGAGACCAAATGGGCCAGCAACTGGGGCAGCGTAACTGTGGATAGCCCCATGTCTATCACAGAGAGGCCACGAAGCAGATAATACATGGATGAGTGCAGTCTGGAGTCCCAGGAGATGAGCAGCACCAGTGTCACATTCCCCAGTATGGTGGTCAGGTAAATAGCCAGgaacaggaagaagaggagagtgTGGGAGATGCTAGCTCTCGAGAACCCGAGGAGCAAAAAAACCGGAGAGTGTGAAGCATTAGGGGCACAGCTCATCATGAGTGACAGTCAGCCTGCCTGAAAGACAGTTTAAGTCAAAAAGAAAGTCATGGGTCTGATGTTAGGGATCATAACATTTCTATTTAATTCTATTACGTTACTGAAGATCGTTAAAGACCTAGATTCAAACTTGACCATCTACGCTCCCTCCCTAAGGTCTAGGATTTTGCttctttaatatgtatttattttctcctttatttcttccttttcacccacCCTAGTGACTTGTTCCATCTAATTCACAAGCCCTACTAAAGTCTCTCCCACAGTGAAAAACTCTTCATTCTTGTCTTTTCATCCAactatttcttatctttttccaGTGGCCGACTTCATGAAAGAATTATCTGTATTCACTGTCTCCACTTCCTTACCTTCCATTCACACCTCACCCAACTGCAATCCTCATGATGTCTTCTCTCTGAACCTGTATGGAAAATAACATACCATTAAAACACATACCATACAAAGAAACAATTCTTTCGACATAGCTGACTTTTTTacatttcctctaagatctggaacaagacaaggatgtccacttttaccactcatattcaacatagtaatagaagttctagccagagcaattag from Pongo abelii isolate AG06213 chromosome 13, NHGRI_mPonAbe1-v2.0_pri, whole genome shotgun sequence includes these protein-coding regions:
- the LOC100459555 gene encoding olfactory receptor 1B1, whose product is MMSCAPNASHSPVFLLLGFSRASISHTLLFFLFLAIYLTTILGNVTLVLLISWDSRLHSSMYYLLRGLSVIDMGLSTVTLPQLLAHLVSDYPTIPAARCLAQFFFFYAFGVTDTLVIAVMALDRYVAICDPLHYALVMNHQWCACLLALSWMVSVLHTMLHVGLVLPLCWTGDAGGNVNLPHFFCDHRPLLRASCSDIHSNELAIFFEGGFLMLGPCALIVLSYVRIGVTILRLPSAAGRRRAVSTCGSHLTMVGFLYGTIIWVYFQPPSQNSQYQDMVASVMYTAITPLANPFVYSLRNKDVKGALCRLLEWGKVDP